The Gouania willdenowi chromosome 5, fGouWil2.1, whole genome shotgun sequence sequence taataataaaaaagagtaataattaaaacatttcaaaaatctattttaacttttcagaaatttcaggtgaccccacatggagttctgaccccaaggttgaaaaagactgatttagtggctcctggatagttatttctatagtttttatcattcccAACAATGACACTTtaatttctttctctctctctctcaagaaCCCCCTGTAGTGGGTgaacgtacccccatttgagaaacactgatatataacataccattggttatgcaccaaatctgcaacactgaaaaatatttgccccaatgtttcagtgaaaataaacatttaaagatggtaaatttaatgctaaaactttatcagcagtatttaactccaCTAAGTACTAATTACACCTGTCATATGTATTAGGGGctctcacatggtccatgcgggctacctggggcccgcgggcaccgtgttggtgaaccctgagataaaaataataactcaCAGTAGTTGGCAAGTATCAGCCCAACAACAGCTTTATTTCTATGACAACCAAGGCCATTACAAGTCTTCATTTGGAATGAATTTTCAgtgaaacacatttataaacCTTAAATATTTAAGTGACAGGGAGTGTAAATGTAAATAAGCATTTGTTAcacttttcaaacaaaacacagaatCACACGCTATTTTCAAAGGTAGTCGTCTTGCATTATTGAAATGTTAAGAtctaatatgttaaggttttatttattcagacaaactgtttttcaggaaaatttacTGTGACCTCCTGACATGCTTTAACTGCTAACTGCCAGTATTCTTCAGAGGCAGAGGTATTCTtctaatgaaaccttaacatattattcagaCAGTACTTGCTAGGTTAAGATCTACTTGATAAATTAAGTACGTATGCTTTCTCTATAATTTCATTTGGTTCATTGTAgtaatttatacaaaaataatctgatgtttaaatgcaataaaaactaAGATCAGCTTAAGAAACAGGAGTGTAGGTGGTTTTAAACATTTACTAAAACTACTCAAATGTGCACCTTTTTTAAAATTCGTATATAAAATCCTTCATTAAATGAAATGTGTGACACAGACTCATTAACACAACCTTCAGCTTTTAAAACGTTTGTTTTCAGTTCAACATAAACACAGCAATGAGTTACCgtacagcaggggtgtcaaacacattttagttcaggggccaaatacggagcactTTGATCTCacgagggccacagattttatgtgggaaaacgagtaatttcagcattattgtgccctagattgcacttctacatatacatatgtAAGAAACAAACAATATCCAATATAAGTGATATATATCCATCCCAGCAtaatctttactttaaatttcctagattttgtgaccagttTCAATTTAATAAAGggaaatattgtgtaataatttgaggaaaatttaaggattttgtacgaatttggagtttttccaacagttaaacattaaatgactGCAGTCTTGCCATATCATGACTTGTATGTAGTCCTTTATGTCCATTTTTAGggttattactttttttttaatgctaatatcAATGTTTTCAATTTTAGCAATTGTTCccttctctgctttgttttctGTCTGCTTATTCAAAccgttcattttttttaacttttgtcaaTCACATACTGTAAGCACATTTATGTGAAACACTTTGATCTACAATTGACTTTGtaagaaaggtgctatataactaagtttgattgattgattgatttatagatagatataagcaccgggagtgttgagtttcatttacacaatgattcatgttttctatgtaatttttattttctcctgcgggccgaattggatgctgaaaaagggccggatttggcccctgggccatgattTTGACACATGTAAATCTTCAAAACCTCTGAAACAAACATGATATCTGGATgagattttatatttatttactatatatTTATGAGCTCTGGGGTGAGTGGTTCCACagtatttgtaataataataataagaataataataattattattaccctgaactaaaatgagtttaacacctgTGTGCTAGATTTTACCCTTTGcacaaatgttaaataataataataataataacaggtgtcaaactcattttagttcaggggccaaatagggATAAGTTTggtctcaagtgggccgcagagaTTGGAAATCGAACAATTTCAAGATTACTGTTACTTTGCATTTCCatatataaatgaaataatagtaTGCAGGGGCCAcgataatgtgtttgtttgatcaatgggccacattatcaacattcatgtcagcatttagaataatgaccaatctgagcattaacacaggaaacaacaagagtttttatagtaaatttgtgtgctttttgtgcatttctattgtccttttgtgtatttttcctgtaacatatgttatttggagtcatactgtgtatttgtgctgtcattttgcattttttggagtaatgtttgtgtatttctggttgtcgttttgcttgtttgttagtactgtgggtttgcgcagttatttgttggtgtttttcattttctgtaattttgtatattattttgagtcattttgtgtatttttgttgttttaaagggctggatttggcccccggaccttgagtttgacacctgatCTAGCAGCTACTACATGTCAAAGCCTGTGTCCTGCACTGCTTTCAGAAATGCCCACAGTTCTCATACATTCTTTAGTCTAGTTCCCAGATACAGATCACATTCAGATCACTTTAAATCAGTcttgaatatacagtatatgtatttttttttttctaaaagctTCTTCTGATTTACCTCACAGCAGTGTTATTATACCTCAGGGTAGAGGGCACTGCAGGACATTGTGAGGCTGAGCCAAAGGAAACCCCCGGAGCCTCTCCTGCAGATGCCCCACACACAGCCTCATCTGGTCCTCGGCCCCCTGCAGACACTTCAGCTCGATGGTGTAAAACACGTAGAGCAGGGAGGTGGTGAGCAGGATGGCGAAGCACAGCAGGGCCAGGAGGTAGAAGGAGGTTTTAGGGAAAGGCTGCTCCGCTCCCAGAGCCAACCAGGGCACTGCAGCTATGgccagctgcagcagcagcagagccagGCCCATCACCCCGGTACGTGCTGCTGTGTAGCGCATCCTCTCAGTGCAGTGAAGGCCTACTTTCACTTCTGTACGCGCCTCAGTCACTATGTTAACCAACTCTGCCAGCTTCTCTGGGAACAGAACAGAAGAGCTGTTAGGGCGCTCAGCAATGAAGAACGAAGTCTCCTTCGTATTATTTTACCCTATTGATTAGGATAGAGTTTAAATTTGTATACAGTTAAGAGGACATCGTCAGGAAAAATAAGGAAACACTTTAAAATGCCTAAAAGTTTACCTTAAGGTtaattggtttttattttactagTATCACATCCTTATTTCTTCTGTAATATATTGTAATCGtagacatttaaataaatagtaaaatacTACCATTTTGGAAATTCGTAGTATAGGCCCTATGTGTTTGattaacaaaatgtgttttatttcagtGAACAACAAAGCTAAGCTCCTTAGGAATTTGGAGGTCAACCAAACACCAGCTACAACAGGCATTACAGTTTCTAACCATTTTTAATCTTCGACACATGCTACACTGGCTCCTTAAATAACCTGGTGGAAGTGGGAATGTTACTATTAACCTCGTTGTGTTTGTCCTGTGATGTCCGCAGGAAATCTGTGCAATGCAGATCTAATAAATGCGTCTACACACTGTAAAGAGCAATAACTGAGAAATTAGCAAAACTAACCTTTGGTGAAATCCTGATGCTTAGTTTCTTTGTCCCCCCCACTCTCATCTGGCTGATGAGACTTTAGCCTCAGGGTGGACGTGAGCGCCTCGTGGTCAGAGTACGGGAAAGGATGATTGGGGACGCTTCCTTTCGTGACGGACATTGCATCGCAATGAATGTCAATTTTGGAAGAACCCttatgaaaagaagaaaaatggtaCAATGTTGATACAATGATGACGATGTGTACTATTGTGGACACGGAGAGAAACAAATGTTAAGAACTCTGCGCTGTCACCTACTTTGAATAGAATGTAGTCGATACGAATTCCCGTCTTAAAAGGGCCAAGCTCCTTTTTATTGATGAACGGATTGTTAGCGATCAGAGTCACTCCATCCTCACACCCCTGCAGCAGGAAACACAACAACTTCAATCAAGGTACATGCACTGATGATCAAATGTAGTaaattacttaaataaaattaaGTGCTTCAAAACACTCTTTTTCCTGGGAGCACAAATAAATTACCTAAATATTagtgtacatttttgtttattacatCTGTTGCTATGcaatgtgtatgtatgttttgaacaaaatgttgttgtgATACAGTATTTATATGACAATGACAATTAAGGATTAATTGATGGATTGATTGTGTGCATGCAATTGTTATCAGGGTcagtgtaaaatattaaatgaaCCCGCAGCAAAATTTAGACCCCGTCTTTTTTGTACCTTTTATATAAGGGGGGGTCACATCCTGTGCCACAGAACATGGACCACGACTAAGTCAAAGTGTCTAATAAAGGCACTTTATGTTCACACTGTAAGACTTAACGCTCAAATCCAGTTTTTTTGCCCCTTTGCGACCTGTATCTGATCTTTTTATGGCAGTCTGAACGACccaaatctgattttttcaaATGCGACCCAGGTAACTTGGATATGTAGTCCTAAATCCAAAACCTATCCGATCTTTTGCCATGCGACTGCAGTGTGAACAGTCTATACTGACGTCATAATTAATAGCTGGAGCAGTGAGTGGTGCGCTGCAGGCTGTGTGCTGTCCTCTGCTGGACAGGTTTGGAGCATCCACTATTATTGAATCAatactttttctgcacaagaacacagattatccttatattttaTACTTGAATTATGTAAAAAGATCCACTGTCTCTTGCGCGCAGTGTGCACCGACATATAAACTGGTATCCCAAAACTGCATTTGACATTTTTACAGTTATACGGAGATCAATCACAAACAATGCCATATTTATGTCACATTCCTGGCCCCTTTTTGAAGAACATGCACTTTGAACCAGTTATAACTCAGGAGTTTAtctataataaattaaaaaaaatcactacctggtatattttgttttcattgttcatATTTAGTTATGTTGTTGAAATTGCTAAGATTATGCGATCATTTCAGGGCAGGGTTTGGGTCCATATTATATAGAGGGAGTGCATATTAGACTGGGTAAAATGACAGGGTCCACACTCCCagctgaaaaatgtaaacaaacttgGACATGAATTCACAAGAAATACGTTATCTTCATCttaaaataatgtataaatattatGAAGGTAGTGACAAATGAACGCCAATTAGaggtgacatttttttttgagaaattaatgaaaattaaatacaaaagaGGAAACGCAACAGTGCAAAGCAATcgaaaataaatacagtaaaaagtgaaaaatgaaaaacagtgaAACAGTCACATAAACTCTTGTGGATgcaaataaaaagttatttggTGTGTATACATACAGCATAGAGTGTCGTTTCTAAATAAGAGTCTTTCAGGGCTGTGTAAGACCTCAGTAGTCTGTTGCCGAGGTCCTGTGGGTGCATGTTCAGGTCGCCACCAACAATCACCAAATCAGCTCCAGCAGATGTGTGGCTAGAAGACACAGGAAGCACCATATTTATCAAAGGGaccctttttaaaacaaattataatCAAATGTGTGATTGTTAAAAGCAGAGTACCGAATGAACTGCTGCAGCTCCCAGGCCTGGACCACTCTGTGAGGTAGGTACGAGTCCTTCTCTCTGCAGTATTCTGCGTGCAACTAAAACCAAGAAATGCGCAACATACTCATCTATGAGCAAGAATAATTTACCAACAAATAGGGGAAAAAAACCTGATGTACAAACAGCGTACATGTGTGACGTAGACGTGTGCGGTCCGGCCACCGATTGTTAATATGACCATTCCTACAGCTTTGCCTCCAAACCAGTCTCCATGATGAGCCTGAAGAGAAAACCGTTATTTAACATTATTCATACactatttgtgtgtttgaaaaCAAATTCTATGCGAACAATGTGAACTTCATAACCAAAGGAATAAAGCAAACTTTACTACAACCAATACTACTGTTGTCATTAGTGTGGGTATTTTATTAAGTAGTTTTCAAGTGACAAAGAAGGAACTATACAGTCTGCAATGGTACATATgacaaatataatatttattatatcattatataattataatataaaaaagGGTGTCTTGATCCAACATTGATAATCAAATATTGGTCCAAAACCTGCAAAAAACAAGTATGGGATTCTATctgcctgcatctaaaatgttCGATACAGAATTGAACGTAAATTGCAGAATGTGCTTTTGTTTAAGTTAAACTACTGGTTATTTtgcgctttaaaaaaaaaaatcttgtttttctgttttattggctctattaaagttgtttttagcatcttctaattttttttttttttaactatatttgttattcttttcaattattgaatattctaatgtttaaggttaaaaaacaataatctatgtaacccattggttaataataaagggatcatttttttctccatacTGTATGATTCCCGCCAATATCGCATCgaatcaatatcagtatcggccaatacacaaggctgtaatacacacacatgaaaaatatgcctttatttttttggggaaaatacggtactattttccttttatttttcattgtcaaaagaatcccttgacaaaccattcaaaacaatgcaatttaactaaaaataaatcttgaatgaaataaataaaggaacaatacatatgaagaagaagcctattaatttaaattctggttctatagtaaacaatgcaaaactgcacaatagttctttttctttttaaaaatgcaactgaacatgtattttgtgccttaacaattggactttaaaaaaaaaaaaaaaaaggaatttcactgtatttacgtcagatatttgttttgaaaCACTAGAGGGCGTTGgaaacccagtggtcggttggcatgcagctattctagcagtgaagaagagatgttatgctagcagacagagctaatagaaaaatgtgacttttacagatattcacgtagtattatagatattctttcagtgctaaaggggtaacaaatcatttatgaacatgtttaagagtagaaagcggccagaaagagagtagtaggagattccgcccgccgccaacacttctggacaagaggagGATATatctctgctgtttaaaaaaagtactgcaattaaattttcacagtatcgtgaactgtgatacctatgaatcaatttttaactgccttacaattcatcgttacatccctaacatatatcatatcagaaatgaaaaaggaCACCCCAACTCATAAGGGGCACAATTTAATTGATACAAAAAATGCTAATATTTTCCCCAATTCTTCCTTTTCCCAGTTTTGAGGATCTTGATTTTCCGAACTCACCATGTACGGATAGCCATTGAGCGAGTACCGATACAGAAACGTGTCATGGATTCTGTACTTAGTGAAAACAGCCAGTCCACTGCCTATTACCCCACTGCAAGAGCAAAACAAAGGACACAAGTCaataatatttactgttttattccacaaAATAGCCTCTTATGTAATGTACATTAAAGCTGCTCGGTACAATATgatatattttcaatcaaataaagaCATATTGTTGGCCACCAAAAACTCTACcaaagtgactttccaacacAAATACTGGAGGATGTTTGTTTCGGGGTTTCAAGAAGAAGGATCTGAATCCAGCCGAAATTGAATGTCTCgcggagtgaggtgatatcataGGGAATACTaggaacaaactacaacaaaaatgctgtCGAGAaatgggggttcgatcccagtctatacccgTCTATGTTCGaaatgtccttgggcaagacactgaactctaAATTCCTCCCattggtcgactagcgccttgcatgtcagtcccattggtgtgtgaatgtgagcgcGAATgggctgatattgtgaagtgctTTGGGGACTACATCTGTGGTTCTAAAGcgttataaatatatatatatatatatatatatatatatatatatatattagtattagggatgtaacgattaatcgtaaggcagttaaaaatcgattcataggtatcacggttgatatcgattttctgaaaattgaatcgcagtactttttttaaccacaagtgtaggctgcgggcggagtctgctaatactttctttctggccgccttctactcttaaatatgttaataaatgattcattacccctttagcaccgaaagaatatctgtaatattacttgaatatctgtaaaagtcacgtttttctattagctttgtctgctagcatagcttctcttcttcacggcaagatatctgcatgccaaccgaccactgtgttaccagcgccctctgctggtccaaacaaatatgacgtaaatcagtgcaatcacgtttttttttttttaaagtccaattgataaggcacaaaatacatgttcagttgcacttttaaaagaaaaagaactattatgcagttttgcattgtttattatagaaccagaatttaaatcaataggcttcattttcatttgtattattcctttatttatttcattcaagatttatttttagttaaattgcattgttttgaatagtttatcaaggaattcttttgacaattaaaaataaaaagaaaatagtagagtatttgtctacagtcccattttgtaaaataaatcgtgagagaatcgtatcgtgaacccagtatcgtgattcgaatcgtatcgggagttgagtgaatcgttacatccctaatatacatATATCAAGTCCACACAAGTAATCACcataagaatgaaggaaaatcCATCGACGGGACTCCacagtagggctgaacgattttggaaaataatctaattgtgattttttttcccctcaatattgcgattgtgatttaatatgcgattattttttcaagggcctcttatcatgtatttttcaattaacACAAGGAatgaatcaatctgtttcataataaacaattttaaatgtatttaatctttaaagcacagattacaacaataaatcaaacaaatccGTGGCTTTACCTCATCAACATATCTAACGAACTTCTCTCTGAGAAGTTAGTCTTgtacaggacagtacaagacaggacaaaaaaaataaaaaataaaataaaaattgcagcctttgcgattaaaaaattgcgttttatgatgttgcgataatatcgcaaatgcaattaattgttcagccttactgcacaaaacttttccaacaatgtaaaccacatgtgtcaaactcaaggcccgggagccaaattcggcccgcaggagaaaattaaaatgacagCGAACccatgactcattgtgtaaatcaccaaataattcagttgtaaatttcTCActacctccaaatacacaatttcaatgaaactgcacatttttccagggctcacagttttcccatgcctatatcacatgatttcagtcatttttttctgaaatccaaaaattttccttaaattattttccaaaatttgcccaaattaaataaaaattggtcacaaaatcaaggaaatgctAGATTCTGCaggaactgatatctgtcacttattgcttggatactgGTGCCTAACATACTTTAAAAACTATTATACATGGAAGTCcaaactagggcacatgaatgataaaattgcttgttttgcagcccacttgagattaggctggtccgtatttggcccctgaacaaaaaGGAGTTCGACACCCCTGATCATTGTAAACAACCCGAGTGCTTACAATAGAGATCACAAAAACTTTCGAGCTGCAATTTTaccctttttacatctttttttcaagtAAATATGTTCGATTTATTGATTTACTAAACCGTATAATTGTCCCGAGTAGCTTCAAGCaattatttgtacaaatgtgtAACTGACAGAGTAGATGTTAGGAAACTCTCCAAATGTTGTAATTAATCAGGCTTGTGGCTTGGTATGCAGGTTAAGAAATAATTAAGCAGCAAAACTGTAATCCACTGACAGCACCAGAAAAATCAAAGCCATTCATgcataaatatacagtatttcacTACACGTATGACTACCTTTTGAAGTAGTGAGAGTGAGGATGAGTG is a genomic window containing:
- the LOC114463627 gene encoding sphingomyelin phosphodiesterase 2-like, whose translation is MDPTDSDIVRVFSLNCWGIRYMSKHCQQRYVMIGEMLSIEKHDIVLLQEVWSEKDFLFLKNKLSYTHPHSHYFKSGVIGSGLAVFTKYRIHDTFLYRYSLNGYPYMAHHGDWFGGKAVGMVILTIGGRTAHVYVTHLHAEYCREKDSYLPHRVVQAWELQQFIRHTSAGADLVIVGGDLNMHPQDLGNRLLRSYTALKDSYLETTLYAGCEDGVTLIANNPFINKKELGPFKTGIRIDYILFKGSSKIDIHCDAMSVTKGSVPNHPFPYSDHEALTSTLRLKSHQPDESGGDKETKHQDFTKEKLAELVNIVTEARTEVKVGLHCTERMRYTAARTGVMGLALLLLQLAIAAVPWLALGAEQPFPKTSFYLLALLCFAILLTTSLLYVFYTIELKCLQGAEDQMRLCVGHLQERLRGFPLAQPHNVLQCPLP